The nucleotide sequence TTGAgctcagataagaaaaaaataattaagttcaAACAGCGGACAATGGAGAAGAATAGAGAAGTCGTGGGAAGAATTCGTGCTCCAATTGTGGGCGGGTGATTATCTCGCTTTGTTTTGAAAactatttgtaaataactttttgtgtgtttatttattgtaattatcgATTGAATTGAAAAGTTTTTGAGCGAATTCTTAGATTTGTGTCGCGGCTGCTACCTTATTGAAAAATTCAAGTCTAGcttgatatatattattgccaaatgttaataaagaagaaaaaggtAGGAAAGACTTTTGGCTAGAAGGAATCGGGAATAGCTCAAATGCGATTAAGCTCCCTTCCATGAGGATTGAAATAGTCAAaagcattaattttaatgtggCCAAGAAACACTTTATTtggacaaatatattttatctttggtTAATAAGGCTGCCAGCCTTTAGGGCACGCTTCCtggtcataatttattttagatattttaaaacaaagtaggtagctataatttttttaatgatgtaAGTATAAACAATCATATAATGTGCCAGCTACTTTCGTTTAGAGACATTGTTACGTTTCGTTACGGTGTTATAAAATCGATTAttatgatagggaccaacactgttcaaatgagtttctttcggcatttcttctcagcagtggtcgtttcgaaatgccagtagtatgtagcttgtgagaaataactataaatataaaaattgacgaggaaaagtgcctgtgaaggtctaatttctgaatttgaatttgattacCGTACCTTCCTACCGTATTTTGTATCGCATTTCATTGACACAATTTGTCGTGTAAAAtcgtttataaaaatgtctatGTTTAAATAACAGAGGCACTTAAATAAGTAtctaaatagttatatttcaatattattgattgTATTCGATTAGAATCTCATACGAGCGTTTGtagatatgtaaaaaataggCAGGTAGATGTCATTATATACGATATTTCTTCTTTGAtcaaatatgtaaatgtaatcaattcttgaaatgtaattaatgGCCATATTCTAAACTTAAATATCCAAGTGCCTTTTCAGTCTCGAAATAAAGGCAGCGGCAACCacgaatagaaaaaaaaaattagacaaattttgtttttcgggaaatttgtgtttttctgaAAATGTACACTACATTAGAAGcgaaataaaagaatttattagttataatttctatttatttgaagacttttttattcatagaCTGGCCATAATTTTAACTATGTTATCCATTACGGTTTCTAGTTAATCAACAACAGTATGTGTACATGGGACCAATAACAACAAAGAGTAGACACCTTTACGTTATATACAAATAGTTCTACATATCTACAGGCGATTGGTCGTTTTCAGACTTGTAATCTTATTTCACATCTTCACTTCTAATAGCCTTCACTTCTacgttatttatgtaatatcatttatacatacaatttacaatattttacagatTTTCATACATCCATAGATGAAAAAGATAAGATTGATAAAGAAATAGGCATAATCCAGCATAACGCTGCCAGCGCGTGACTACAAGATATCAACGCGATTCATAGAATGGAAAAAATAGAATCAAGAAATAGAAAGAAAGTCAGAAAGTAATAACAAGTTGAGTATTTCACTAAACATCGGATACTTATCCATCGGATTCCTGTACTATTCACAATGAACATCACGCACCACAGTCTAGGTATCCGGCGGGCGCTGTGTGTCGGTGGGGCTGAGAGAaggcggcgcgggcgcgggcgggTGTCGGCGGAGCTGCTGCAGCAGCGCTGGGTCCAGCGCCGGCCACCAGCTGCCCAGCAGCGGGTACTGCGCGGCCGGCGCTAACGGCACCCGCACCTCCTCCTCCCCGCGCTCCTCCTGGTCGCTCGCTACCACATCTATGTCCTCTTCGTGCTCCTCTTCTCCGCTGCTCTCCCGCCGTTGCCGTTTCTCTGGCGCGTCGTCCGGCGCTAATAAAGATGCGACGTCGAACTGTCTCTTTCGTGCTTGTCCGCCGCCGGGGAGTCGCCCCGTTCCCCAGAACGGCAGCGGCAACGTCGTCGGCGGCGGAGACTGCGGCGGTGGCGAAGGAGAATCCTCCCCATCGTCGTCCACGGCCAATCCCATGTGTTTCCTCACTTTCCTTTGAGCTTTACGTCTCCTGAAATCTCCTTTTCTAAAATCTTCTATATTGGCCGGGTGTATCGCCCAGTAGTGGCCTTTTCCATTGGCAGATCTTCCAGCCTTCACGAAGCAGTCGTTCAGCGACAGATTGTGTCGGATCGAGTTGCGCCAACCGGGCCCGCGGCTCCTGAAGTACGGATAGTTGTCGAGGATGTGCTGGTAAATATCAGATAGCACTAGTTTCCGTTCCGGGGAGCTCAGGATGGCCATGGCGATGAGTCCGATGTAACTGTGCTGCGGCTTGGGTTCTTCCGGTTGCAGGACGCGCTGTTGGAGCAGGGACATGGATAAGGCGAGTCGCGGTCCGTAGGGCGCGTAGCATGGTGCGACGGTCGGTGGGTATAGGCGAAGTCTTTCGGCGACGGCGTAGTTGTAAAGTTGTATGCGGTAGTGGTCTATCGCGGCGGCGGTAACGGCGGGCGCTTCTTTGCCGAGCGGCCAGGAGCCACCCTCGGCTCCGCTGCACATGTTAGCGAGTGGAGCGCGCGGCGTGGAGTGCGGCCGAGGCCGGGCTCCGGGCGGGCGCGCGCTGGGGGCGGCCGCCGGCGCTCCGCCAGCCAATCGAGGCGCGCCCGCTCCGTGTATACGTGTTTTTGTTTGGCGACGCCCCACTCCACAGCTTAGCGATGCGACTACACGCGCCCTGCCTTGAGGCTATAACTGTACTgccttcaaaataaaaacaaaaattatattcccGTAGGTACTACGGCTACTATGAGTATTCTCACCACACGTTTAATATCTGTAGTAACAAATATCTGTAAAACTAAACTTTTTTCATAGATTAACCTATTTCGAAGCAATGTATGCCAAAACTTCAAAGAAACAAACTTCAAAACTTATGATTAAATAGATTCAATATTTTGCACATAATATGTGCGGTTTGAACTTGGTTTTCAGACTTTACGGATAAATAAGACGGAGTCAGTAACGGCGGGCGATTAAAATAAGTCGACAAAACAGTGATTTTAAAACGGGCCGCAGTCAGTTGACCCTCCGAATTACGGAAATGGACAGTCCCTTGGTTGCCTcgatgttttgttatttgaatatCATGTACgaacaattatatttacattttattacactagGAAAATTCCCTGGCCATAAAAAATGGAAGTGAAATTTTTCTAAAACTTCCAGCAATTTTCGGTGCGATTTTCTTCTAATCCACGATCAACTCAACTATCCCGACTTATCTATAATGTTTTCTGCCATTTATGTCAACTTTTATGACATGACGTAAGTTTTTCGGCGACGGGCTCAAGGATTGGATCAAtccatcatttatttttaatactattttcaTACTTTTACTCAAAGTTATGATTAACAAAGTAtacaataagaaataaatctaatctaCTTTTGCTGTCTGTACAAAGCGAAACCGTTACAAATGACAACTTCGTAGCGAGTGCTTCCCTGTTATTTTAGCGATATCACAACACGCAACAACACATTACTCCTCAGCCAGCAGCCAGAGCGGGACAgcgatacaaaaataatttttccttGCTAAATATGAAAGGGACGGAGTACTGTGCAACAGTTTCACATGTCGCCACGAACTCGGTGATAGTACCCTTATTTTTAGCGACTTTGATTTCGATCTTAACCCTTAAGAAATAAGGGTGATATTACGTTGTGGGTATGTTGTTCTCAATGTATTGTTCTGGTTGTGAATGAGAAATGGAAATAAAGAGACAAGAGTTCATGCGCGTGGAAGCGAGACGGCAATAACAGCCGTCAACAATGCAGTTGCCGCCCATTTAAattcgccattttgtttacCATCTCCTCGTCTTGCTTTGTGTTTTATACAGAAAGCAGTGTTTCGGGGAATAACGTAATTACAGGAAATATTTACCCGTTCGGAGACAATGCTACGGCTACGGCTACGGAAACCGTACCAGATTGTAGCTCTGTTTACGTCATTTATGTTCTATTGTTTCACgtcaatattttctattttgtccGCATGCAATTACAATTTCTCTATAGTTTTTGAGCTTTTATTACTTAGGTGTTTactaagttattttaatatttactttatagtcatataaattttaagttttacctGCGTACTTAAATCATTATTGTAAACTTGaagatgtaattaattaattaattctgaatattcatttcaatttgaatattcaatataatttacctaTATAGGAATATAGCATATAATCTgcattacatatttatgaatatttataataatgtagcCATAATTTTACATGCAAATTTATATtgctaaattttaaaaagaggatataaataaatgcataagTAAGtagatgatattttatattacaataacataaatagGTTTACACGATTGGTACCTGACTAAGCCAGTTGATATACTTAAACGATTCTTAGTTTCAggatgttaatttaataagtattattaaatctaaaaaaaaaatagaatacataataataagcaAAATAACCAAGTTCTTTATGttagatgttttttttctttaattcaaGGAAAAGAAGTTATTACAAAACGAACGAATATACAAATAAGCAAAGGCATGGATTTgtacgtaaataaaattacaactttCGATTCAGTACCGATGTAACACAAAACAACCGGAGTTGTATCGAAGTCGTCACGTGTCATCCGGCTAGTTTTAAACAAGCGCCCGTGACTGGGATACAATCCATTGCCAATCgaaccataataatatatcaattgCAATatattccatactaatattatatttgttacttgatcatatttttgcttttttgcataatcactatcactattgtataaaataagtcacttcccgctgtcagtctgtctgtccctatgtaggtatgattagatctttaaaacttcgCACCGGATTTGGAAGCGAGTTTTATAATAGAGTATGATTGTGTAATTAaagattcaagaggaaggatTAGGTGTTTAACTTATGatgttttacccaagcgaagccgggcgggccgctagtaccaataggtatacctattgtagaatcattataattaagacTAATTTCACagaaactaattaattaatgtaaggtatctaattataatttgcatAATCTTTTTAGGCATATTATcctaataattaatgtttgtcatataatatttttccaggaAGAAGAACAAAGTCCTTGACTAAATTGATGATAAGacatatatatgtacctatacgtCACATCGTCAATTTAATCATGAACTATGATGATATGAATAATGATGAGGAATAACAATAAGGTGAccatatataatttagattacACTACTTACCCAAGTATAACTTCTACATATAAAGAGAAAGTGTAAGTTTGTGATGggtaatcttcggaactactgaaccgatttccaaGATTCTTCCACCAGTAGAAAGGTACGTTATTTATGAGtgacatagggtatttttttatgcaattttttGGAAAGAAACTGTGCAAATactgggcgtaaacccatATGCACGGGATGCATACCCAAAATTTTCACTTTACATTTTTGGATGCATGTAGCCACGCGTGATTTGCAAAAGCCTACAGTTTTCAAACAACCGATCGATGAAACTCGCCTCAGTCACAACGTCAGGGAAACGTTCCATATTCAGCCGTCACCGTCTCATTCGATCCATTTTTCCCTTACtgatactatttatttatgttcttcGCTCAACCGATAACAATAATTTCACTTTAAACTAACAACGAGTAACTTTTGGTTCAACCAATAGTtgtgccaatttttttttaatatttgctaTGAATGAGCAAGGTATACCTACtgtttattacacaaaaaactacttaggtacttcttatcgagtgtacTGCATTGCtctcagattttattcaagtcgcctaaggGCATACAAACACAGAAAAGGAATAGGTACTACAGATTTTGAATGAGTGAAATAATCGGAGGAGACGTGGTTGGTCGAATACGGAGCAACCCACCAATCACAATTGACTAACACCGCAGCACAAACACggcacatttatttttacagtcaTTCACTTATTAGTGAAATGTActgtactcgtatatatatttaagtggatataaaaaagtaggtacctaatataagtagtatataatattttaccaagGTGTTTCAAAATTCGAACGACGACGATCATACTTACACAAAAACGTCAAAGTGACAGCGAACGTAACTTTTCTTAAATTCGGCCGCAAGCCTGCCGCCATATTGAATTACGGACTTTGTGTGGAAAACTGTacgcaaaatattttgttcgtCACAAAGGAGGTATTAGCGGAGTTGCGAGGGGCATGATAATTTTATGCAAACGAAGCGTCGCTTCGCGGTGGAATGTTTATGTCTACCAACACAACTTGTACTATACAGGCCTATTTACTGCTGTGTACTGAAAACTTCGGAAACGATGGAGAGAGGGCTTTTGTCGGAGTTGCTTTAGCGTGCCATTTCTAATGATATACTTATTGCGTTCATTGGCTTGAATTGGTTTTATAGCCATTTGAATGATCAATTAATCAACTATGTAGGTACCCGTAAATACCCACTTGGGTATGCCTAATGCGTCTAATTTCACCAAcgaattaataaacaaataatcagGATATTTATTTGCCAGCACTGCACTACCAATGCGTAAACTAAACAATTTATCCGTCCGTTTATGCTAATGTAATGATTGCTGTTATCCGGCGGCGTTATTACGATTTCGCACGGACCACGCCTATACTTCAGTGCTAcataaacaatacaaacataaaGTAAACTGCGGGGCGTACGCGCGTAcaacagtgtaaataaatgagtTGGTACAGTCGAGGACAAAGTGCTCTGAGCGGGGGGTTCCGCCTTCGAGTCGAGCGACAATTAGTACTACAATGAGTAACGCCCGCCAGGCAGAATAAAACAATCTACATAAATTCTGTAGCCGATTGTAAATCACAACGAAAATTTGGGTGAGTCTTGGTCTTGAAGgactatttttgaaatcacaattcattaataatgaattttttacCATCTAACTACTATTTCTCGTTGTAACGTGGGTTCATAATATCTAATTACGACTATGGGAGacaataagaatttaaatcaaataaatttgaccAAAACAACAGAATACGCGTTAAATGATTGGCTAACTGGCTAGCACAAGCTAGCATTATATATTCGCTCAAATTGTACAAACATTCCAACATAATACGTTCGAATAACGTATTTTAGAACTAAAATGTCAATTCAATTTACTTCAAAGTAAcccagtaggtaggtagttcaATATGCCGTACAGCTTAGTGGtatcatatttcataaaataaatcaaataagcCATTTACCTCTATTACCAGTCCTAAATCCgcttaaaattcttatttggCCGCGCTGCAGCCAAATCCCAGATTACAGTACAGTGAGCATTGAAACCTTAGTTATTCGGTATATCTGCAAATAAAACCGAATATAGTCTCTGCAGACGATCCCTAGGGGATTTCCAACAAATAGCCCAACAGATATACCTATAAAACAGTAGCTTATATTGCCACAGTATAAGAAATAttccttaaaaaaaattattttaagcgGTATCTCCAGAGTTTAATATGGCGATATGTTAGActgtgtaaatattatattgctacaaactacaaatacattaaaaaaaaatctcatttatTCAGTATTTCAAAAGTCGAATACGGCGATGTTCTACTCGATGTAGTTATTTAGATCACAAAGCGAAACGGGAGATGTAATACGCTTATTTAAAGATTATCCGCATCCCCCAGCGTCGCGACGAATGCCGCCGCCGATTTCAGGGAGACGTATCTACACGATATATTTGCtttcgaaatatttatatgtaattttctgCTTTATCTCAGATTGCGAGAAAATTCTttggcattattatttttcgtttattgttttcagaattgcgattttttttatagctagATATCAACTGCTTTATAAACTAgttagctaaataaaaaatggaaatgTACTTGCATGTTACTGAATAGCGTAGGGAAACCCTTCCAAAATTAGACCGAACTATGTttataatcatataaaatCATCGCGCGGAGGATATAAGACTGGGTTTTGGGCAATTTGGCGTTTGAGTCAGCGGAATTTCAATGCTTTATATAGACCGAATATTCTAATTGCATACGCTTAAAACGATCGCGAAATCGCAATTAtttccatatttatatttcagtatAATAAACCTAGATACTACAACAGAAAGACTAGATTGAAAATGTGCAATAGCATTCCTTTGAGCTTACACATGAGCTTACAAAATGCAAAGAACAAAAGCTAAACCTCACTGAGCATACAGTACTTGTTGTTTTCTGTTTTCGGGTTGCCTCTGTTTTCAGGGGGAGGAAGCCTGCTGGGGGGCAGGGGAGGGGGCTAATTACGGCGGCTGGAGGGTGCCACTCCTGTCTGCTTAGATTTCACCTAGCTATCTATAGTCAACCTTTTTAAGTACGCCTTTTGATATCGTGATACAAGGAAGCTGTTTGATCTGAAGTGTTTTTAGttccattttgtattttgaagtTTTGATTCCAATTATCGAAGTTACTTTTCTGACTTTTCATCATTCTTTTATGATAATTGTCTTGTATCAGTATTTGGATAAcactatttgatttttaaaattgttttataggATCTTAAGTTACTAGAATGCTTATGTGAGTGAGTTTTATAAAAGGTAATCTATTGTaagaatttaaatagaaaacttaTATTTGGAGATAAATAAGGGTAAAGTAGGCATTCTTAAGCCAATTCTCTACAACAACAAGAAAGCCCCATATTAACTCGGATCCAACACTTGAataatcagatttattttattaggatCTCACCTCAATACAATTATGCTTTTTTTTGCGCAAAGCATATTGTGTAACAGTAGCTCTGGGACTCGAGTGGTAACTCTATACAAATTGGCACCTCCATTCATACGCGTTGACACTTTTATATACCTCGATTAACAATTACAAACGAAATTAGAGtccaataatattatcaagcTTTTTGCCCTTTTTTCACAATAGACCCTTTCTCTGACTTAATATTTGGAAGAACTTCGTCTCTCGGATTACCACCTACGTATTTGtgtaaacacaataaatattttttgggtaTTCCATTATCTGTTCGAAGTGAAGATTGCTGATAGGTACGCGTTTAAGATGCTAGCTTGAGATAACGTCTTGCTTATAGAGAAATGCACCTAAGCATTGGTGATTTGAGTGTAGTAATGAAGTCTTGAATTTTACCGGgacaacaaatttaaaaacaaatgtcagtcaacaaatttaaaaacagtcTAATAGGACAAGTCTAAAATGTCTACAATCAAAGTATAATAATGCGAACTtgaaaaatcgaaaaaaagtatgaaaaagtgAGGAATACTTTGGATTCAATAAAAAGGAATATGACAATCtggttattttttctttttttgattgatttatagATTATATGATTAGTATTTATAGATATGTATGTATCCCTGTATAAAAAAAGTCATTGCATACgtgtaataagtatataaattttatgttatataagtATTCAAGTTCTAATTTATAATAGCATGCATATTTAGAAGATTTTCATTGACAAGCTACGAAGTTCTACGAGTGCTACGAAAAGCTCTTTTTGTCTcggaattaaattattcaccaaaaaaaaaaaaccaccaAACCCCGGGTGTTGGACATGATTGTGTTAGTTCCACTCCTGCGCACTTCCCACCGCTACAATGGCCAGCGCCGGATT is from Plodia interpunctella isolate USDA-ARS_2022_Savannah chromosome 15, ilPloInte3.2, whole genome shotgun sequence and encodes:
- the fd102C gene encoding forkhead box protein C1, encoding MCSGAEGGSWPLGKEAPAVTAAAIDHYRIQLYNYAVAERLRLYPPTVAPCYAPYGPRLALSMSLLQQRVLQPEEPKPQHSYIGLIAMAILSSPERKLVLSDIYQHILDNYPYFRSRGPGWRNSIRHNLSLNDCFVKAGRSANGKGHYWAIHPANIEDFRKGDFRRRKAQRKVRKHMGLAVDDDGEDSPSPPPQSPPPTTLPLPFWGTGRLPGGGQARKRQFDVASLLAPDDAPEKRQRRESSGEEEHEEDIDVVASDQEERGEEEVRVPLAPAAQYPLLGSWWPALDPALLQQLRRHPPAPAPPSLSPTDTQRPPDT